In the genome of Candidatus Limnocylindrales bacterium, the window GAAATGGGATTCTGAGAGGATGGCGAATCGGGAACTTTATTTAACCAATCCTGGACTTTCTTTATCAAGTCGGCCTCCTGGACAGGTTTTATCAGATAATCGTTTCCTCCCGCCTGGAGGATTTTATCGCGGACTTCTTCGGTAACCTCGCTGATCATCCCGATAATGGGGGTTTCTTTAAACTCCTCCATTTCCCGAAGGGTTTTAATAGCCGTCTCACCTGCTACCAGGGGTAGCGTTAAATCCATCAGAATCAAATTTGGTTTAATTTTTGAAGCCTTACGAATTCCATCCTGTCCATCATCGGCTATAACCAGATCAAATCCTGCCTCCACAAGGGCTACTTTAACGAGATACTGAATCGATCTGTTATCCTCTACCAATAGAATTTTAGGACCATTTCGAGTTGTCGGCTTCAGCTCGAATTTTCCATAGAGGATCTTTGCTTTTTTTTCTCCTTCCAGGATGAAGCTCAATACATCGGGATCTATCCGGTCTTCGTGGGTTGGGATTTGAAAAGTAAAGGTGGATCCTTCCTTGAGTTCACTGTGGGCTCGTATCTCTCCGTCAAGCATCTGAACCAGCTTTTTGGATATGGCTAATCCCAGGCCGGTCCCTTGAAAACGGCGGACTGAAGCAGGATCCACCTGGCTAAACTCCTCGAAGATAATTTCCAGATTCTCCCTTGAAATTCCAATTCCAGTATCCGATACGGAAAACTGAATAAACGGTTTTGGAGGATCTTCCGGGGTAAGTGTTTTAACACTCAAGACAATTAAACCCTCCTTGGTAAATTTAATAGCATTACTCAGGAGGTTTAAAAGTACCCTTCTAACTTTTTCTTCATCGCTGTAAATCACCAAAGGGGTTCCTTCAGCCACTTCAACCAGGAATCGGAGTCCTTTCTTTTCGGCCTGGAGAGAAATAATTTCCACAACCTCATCGATCAGGCGATTGACGACAAAGGGTCGATAGTTAATTTTCATTTTACCGGCCTCTACTTTGGAAATATCCAGAAGATCGTTGATCATTTCCAGGAGGTCTTTGCCACTGTTATAAATAATCTTTACATACTCCCCCAATTCTGGTTTCAACTCTCCTGGGATTTTCCGTGCAAGGGCCTCGGACAGAGATAGGATAGAGTCGAGAGGGCTTCTCAGTTCGTGGGACAGATTGGCTAAAAAAGCAGCCTTTAATCGGTTGAATTCTTGCAATTTTCTATTCATCTGTTCCAGCTGAAGATTTTTTTCCTCTAATTGTTTATTCATCCGTTCCAACTGAAGATTTTTTTCCTCCAGCTCTTCGGTTCTCTTCTTAACCATCAATTCCAGTCTGGAGTAAGACCCTTCGATTTCCTCTGCCATTCTCGAAAAGGTTTTTGTCAGTAAAGCCAACTCGGTAGGGGCCACAATATCTTCGGAGAAAATATTTCCCCGATTTCCTCCAAGGATGGGTCGGATACGCAGGTTCTCTGTGAATACCCGGGTTGCTTTTTCCAGTTTCCGGACAGGATAGGAAATGGCCCTGGAAAGGAAGATCCCGATAAGAACGGAAATTCCGGAAATCACAAGAATCCGTTGGGCCAGTTGCTTGTAGATATTCTGAATCTCCGGGTAAATCCCTGCTAAAGATTGTTCGATGAGAACTTTCCATCCTAAGGGATCAATAACCTGGAAACCCACCAGGCGAATAGTGGATTCGGGTGAGGTCCTCTTTTCGAGATCCTCTCGATAGTACTGGGAGATTCCAGAATCCCCCGTAAAGATTTGGGCAAGAGGTTTCGTTTTGCTGAGGTCTTCAAGGGTTCGATAACGTTTTGGATCATTGGAGCTTATCACTTGATTATGCTCATCAATTACCAGGATCTCTCGTTCTTTGTCGGTCTTGAATGGATCAATTAAATCGGTAATAACCCTTAAATTCAAAAACCCTCCGATAACGGCTTTTATCTCTCCCCTATCATCCAAAATGGGATGAGCCAGAACCATCATGGGTTCGGATCCCCTCATAAAAAAAGCTTCGGAAACCATGGAGGTTTTTTTCTGGATCAGTTTTTTGTGATATTCTTGATCGTTAAAATGAATCTCTTGTAAAATACCCGGTGAGGGATCCATCGTTTGAATGCGTCCGGAACCATCGGCTAAGTAAAAGGCAGAAAATCCTTCGGATTCTTTATAAAAAGAGGTAATCAGCGTTCTTAGCTCTCCAGAGGGTTGAAAATCCCTTCGAGCCTCCAATTGCCTGACCAGGGTCTGAAATCTTTCTGTGTGAAATTTCACATACCCACCAATACCTGCACTGAGAGAATGGGAGAGCTCTCTAAGATTATTTTTTCTTTCTTCTAATTCCTTCTTAATTTGGGAACGGCTATTGACAAGGCTGATAATGACCACCGGAGTAACGGCGATAAGTATAAACGCAACCAACAGATAAGACTGGAGACTCTCACTTCGACGTCTCTCTGATTCTGATAGAAAACGGTTTATCGGAGGAACCAGCAAGAGAAGTAACTGAGCTATTGCAATGTTAAGGAAGCCATTCCATATTAACCCAATCCCCAGGGTACTTGCATAGGTCTTTGAATAATTCAGCCAAAGCGTATCTGTCCAGTATAGCAAAGGAGACCCTATAAGGACCCAGTAGAAAGTATCTACCAGAACAGGAAATCTTTCCCTTATCAAACTCCCTAGGATGAGGGCCTCCAAACCATAAAGGAGATAGAGTAGAATTCCATGAAGGGAACCCCATAGAAACAAAATATAACTTGAAGCTATCATAGCCGTCAAAGTCCCCCACTGGGGTCCAAGGGTCAGGGTAATGATTAAGGTAGGAATACTTCCGAAGAGAATCCAGACTTTATAAAACAGCTCGATAGGAAAGATATTTAACAGAAAACCGATCGTTCCTGCCAGAAAGGTAATCCTTGCTTTACGTGGGATCTGGTTTTTCACTTCTTTTAAAATCAACGGAATCATAGGAAATTAAATAACTTGTAGAGGGGTTTTAACAAACCCTCTAGTCGGTAACTTCTTACATCCTCTCAGCTTACCCAGGACTTATTCCATTGTCAAGGAGGTAAATTATCC includes:
- a CDS encoding ATP-binding protein encodes the protein MIPLILKEVKNQIPRKARITFLAGTIGFLLNIFPIELFYKVWILFGSIPTLIITLTLGPQWGTLTAMIASSYILFLWGSLHGILLYLLYGLEALILGSLIRERFPVLVDTFYWVLIGSPLLYWTDTLWLNYSKTYASTLGIGLIWNGFLNIAIAQLLLLLVPPINRFLSESERRRSESLQSYLLVAFILIAVTPVVIISLVNSRSQIKKELEERKNNLRELSHSLSAGIGGYVKFHTERFQTLVRQLEARRDFQPSGELRTLITSFYKESEGFSAFYLADGSGRIQTMDPSPGILQEIHFNDQEYHKKLIQKKTSMVSEAFFMRGSEPMMVLAHPILDDRGEIKAVIGGFLNLRVITDLIDPFKTDKEREILVIDEHNQVISSNDPKRYRTLEDLSKTKPLAQIFTGDSGISQYYREDLEKRTSPESTIRLVGFQVIDPLGWKVLIEQSLAGIYPEIQNIYKQLAQRILVISGISVLIGIFLSRAISYPVRKLEKATRVFTENLRIRPILGGNRGNIFSEDIVAPTELALLTKTFSRMAEEIEGSYSRLELMVKKRTEELEEKNLQLERMNKQLEEKNLQLEQMNRKLQEFNRLKAAFLANLSHELRSPLDSILSLSEALARKIPGELKPELGEYVKIIYNSGKDLLEMINDLLDISKVEAGKMKINYRPFVVNRLIDEVVEIISLQAEKKGLRFLVEVAEGTPLVIYSDEEKVRRVLLNLLSNAIKFTKEGLIVLSVKTLTPEDPPKPFIQFSVSDTGIGISRENLEIIFEEFSQVDPASVRRFQGTGLGLAISKKLVQMLDGEIRAHSELKEGSTFTFQIPTHEDRIDPDVLSFILEGEKKAKILYGKFELKPTTRNGPKILLVEDNRSIQYLVKVALVEAGFDLVIADDGQDGIRKASKIKPNLILMDLTLPLVAGETAIKTLREMEEFKETPIIGMISEVTEEVRDKILQAGGNDYLIKPVQEADLIKKVQDWLNKVPDSPSSQNPISKGGI